GCAGGTAGTTGGTGAACGTAAGGTGCGAAACCTGGGCTACCACTTCTACGAGCGCCTGCTCCGTATAGCCTGCCCGGAAGAATGCGTCTACCACCTGGCCCTCGGCACGGCCACGGTTTTGGGTTATGCTACGTGCCAGCTTGGCCAGCGCGTCCAGCTTAGGGTCGGCCAGGGCAGCGGCGCGGGCTTGCAGCGTCTGCTCGTCGCTCAGTCCCTGCATCTTGCCAATGGCGGTGTGGGCAGCACGGCAGTAGTCGCACTGGTTTACCTCACTGGTGGCCAGCGCTACTACCTCCAGTTCCTTGCCGCTCAGGCTGCCTTTGCTCAGGGCCTGGCCAAAGCCCAGCTGGGCATTCAGTGCGGCAGACGAGTAGCCGGCGAAGGCATAGATATTGGGCACCATGCCGATCTGGCCTTTCAGCGAATCAAAAATCTGCTGACTCTCGGCATTTACCTCATTTTTGGTGGGGACAGAAAAAGTTTTCATAAGTGAGAAAATAAGATGAATTGAATTATGGGTTCAAAACATACATGTTTCAAACAATAGTTTCAATTAATCCTTTTTTCTTCCGAAATTCCTGCTTCCTGCATCAGCCACAGGCCATAATCTCTTAATAGCAAGATAATTGGGACTGCTGTCTTTCCCTTCTCTGTCAGGCTGTATTCCACCTTTGGGGGCACAACGGCGTATACCTGCCGGTGGATATAGCCGTCTGCTTCCAGCTCGCGCAGCTGCTGGGTCAGCATTTTGTGGGTTACGTGCTTCAGGCTGCTGCGCAGCTCGCCATAGCGCCACACCTGGTCCTTCAGGCGCCATAGTAGGGCCATCTTCCAGCGTCCGCCCAGCTGGTCGAGCACCAGCTCCACCGGATTCTCATACTTTTTACCGTCTATTTCAAAACCTGGCATATCCTTAAGTAGCTGATTATCAAATTTACTCACTTCCCTGTAAGTATAGTACTTTTTGGTATGTACTTGTACATTAGAGGTGTATCATAGATTTTTGCTATATAAACCAAATTCGAGAAAAATGAAAGTTATCTCAAAACAAGTATCACACCTGCTCGTGTGCGTGCTACTGAGTTCTATCGGCTTCGCACAGGGTGTGAAAGAAGTGGTGGGCACCCAGGCGGGCCATAGTGCCGAGCATCCGCCTAAAGGCAAGATCCTGATGATAGCCGCCAACCCCGGTGTAAGCAAGCAGACAGGCTGGCCCATTGGCTGCTGGGCTTCAGAGCTTACCCATCCCTATTATGAGTTTGAAAAAGCAGGCTACCAGATAGACATAGCCAGCCCGGCGGGGGGCAAGCTGGAGTTTGATGCCTACAGCAACCCCACGCACGAGAGTGGCTACTCGGCCCACGACTACCTGACGCTGGGCTTTATGCAGAGCCCGGCCAGGATGAAGCAACTGGAAAACTCGCTCAAGCTGGCAGAAGTGGACCTGCAGGCCTATGATGCCTACTTCTTCGTGGGGGGTCAGTCGCCTATGTACACTTTTCGGGGCAATGCAGAGGTGCTGAAGGGGCTGACACACATGTACGACAGCGGCAAGCCCACCGCCCTGGTGTGCCACAGCACCTGCCTGCTGCTGGATGCCAAACAGCGGAATGGCAAACGCATTGTGGAGGGTAAGACCTGGACGGGCTTTGCCGACTCGGAAGAGCAGTATGCAGACAGTTTTGTGGGCCAGCGCATCCAGCCCTTCTGGATAGAGACCGAGGCACGCAAGCTGCCCAACACTACCTTCAAGGTTCAGCCCGCCTTTACGCCCTATGCCATCCAGGATGGCACACTCATCACGGGCCAGCAGCAGAATAGCGGCCCTGCTGCCGCCCAGCTGGTACTACAGCAGCTGGAGAAGAAAAAATAAGCTTCTGTCGTGTCTATCAAGTTCCGGGGTCACCTTTCAGGCTGCCTACCTGGCCTACCCCGGCCAGGTAGCGCAGCCTGTGTGGCACTGGTGCTGTGGCTGGGTGGCTATAGCCATAACCTACAGGCCCAGCTGCTAGAGCAGGATACGGCCCGCTGGCAGCTAGCGGTTGGGCACAACCTCTTCTACAGCGAGGGGAATGTAGACCGGCTGCTGAATCGGTCGGATGCCAGCATCAAGTACCTGGCCGCCAAGTGGGGGGCCGCATCGGAGAGCCAGTACCTGTTTGGCACCTTTGGCCCCAGGGTTACGGAGAATGATGTGCTGAGCAAGCACTTCGTGTACCTGTGGCCGCGTGCCCGCTGGTATCCCTATGCGATGGTGTGGACAGAGGCCACCTTCCGCCGGCGGGTAGACCAGCGCTACCTGCTGGGCCTGGGCCTCAGCTGGGTAGCCATCCGGGCCAAGCAGTACCACCTGAAGCTGAGTGCCACTGCGGGCTGGGAGCAGGCCCAGTATGGCCGCCCCCGGCTGGTGAACCTGGACGACCAGACCGACCACCTGCAGGAACCACGGGCCGTGGCACGGCTGTATGGCTGGGTGCAGCTGCCCAAGCTGCTGAAACTGACCTACGAAGCCTGGTACCAGCACGCCTGGGTACATGCCAGCAATAAACGGCTGTTTGCACAGGCTAGCCTGCAGGTACCCGTACACCCGTCCATCAGCCTGCGAGCCACAACTCAATACTCCTACGACCAGATTCATGTACAGGGTACGGAGGATGCCGACCTTTATCTTACATTCGGGCTACAGTGGGCCTTTTCGGATTAGAACACACTGGACTGAACGCAGAGACAAAAATTTCTCAATCACTTTTTTTGATACAATAAAATGAAAATTGCAGTAATAGGCGCCGGAAACATTGGTGGCACCCTGGCCAAAGGCTGGGCCGCCAACGGACACGAGGTGTATGTAGGCGTACGAGACCCACAGGGCGACAAGGCAAAAAA
The DNA window shown above is from Bacteroidota bacterium and carries:
- a CDS encoding carboxymuconolactone decarboxylase family protein, with the protein product MKTFSVPTKNEVNAESQQIFDSLKGQIGMVPNIYAFAGYSSAALNAQLGFGQALSKGSLSGKELEVVALATSEVNQCDYCRAAHTAIGKMQGLSDEQTLQARAAALADPKLDALAKLARSITQNRGRAEGQVVDAFFRAGYTEQALVEVVAQVSHLTFTNYLHNLTHIPVDFPAAPALQTA
- a CDS encoding helix-turn-helix transcriptional regulator, which codes for MPGFEIDGKKYENPVELVLDQLGGRWKMALLWRLKDQVWRYGELRSSLKHVTHKMLTQQLRELEADGYIHRQVYAVVPPKVEYSLTEKGKTAVPIILLLRDYGLWLMQEAGISEEKRIN
- a CDS encoding type 1 glutamine amidotransferase domain-containing protein; translation: MKVISKQVSHLLVCVLLSSIGFAQGVKEVVGTQAGHSAEHPPKGKILMIAANPGVSKQTGWPIGCWASELTHPYYEFEKAGYQIDIASPAGGKLEFDAYSNPTHESGYSAHDYLTLGFMQSPARMKQLENSLKLAEVDLQAYDAYFFVGGQSPMYTFRGNAEVLKGLTHMYDSGKPTALVCHSTCLLLDAKQRNGKRIVEGKTWTGFADSEEQYADSFVGQRIQPFWIETEARKLPNTTFKVQPAFTPYAIQDGTLITGQQQNSGPAAAQLVLQQLEKKK
- a CDS encoding DUF481 domain-containing protein → MSIKFRGHLSGCLPGLPRPGSAACVALVLWLGGYSHNLQAQLLEQDTARWQLAVGHNLFYSEGNVDRLLNRSDASIKYLAAKWGAASESQYLFGTFGPRVTENDVLSKHFVYLWPRARWYPYAMVWTEATFRRRVDQRYLLGLGLSWVAIRAKQYHLKLSATAGWEQAQYGRPRLVNLDDQTDHLQEPRAVARLYGWVQLPKLLKLTYEAWYQHAWVHASNKRLFAQASLQVPVHPSISLRATTQYSYDQIHVQGTEDADLYLTFGLQWAFSD